From Roseburia hominis, the proteins below share one genomic window:
- a CDS encoding DeoR/GlpR family DNA-binding transcription regulator, with product MLTEQRHEMILKLLSERGSITVTEVKEILNTSESTVRRDITALDKEGKLVKVFGGAVAKESRVTAHEYTVAQKSDLNREEKRRIARYAAALIEPEDFVYLDAGTTTAHMLDYIEEKSATFVTNAVSHAQRLVTRGMKVLLVGGELKGSTEAVVGNQAMRTLREYHFTKGFFGTNGVTKKSGCTTPDANEAMVKRTAMEQCKECFVLCDSSKFGQISSVTFAGFQGTRIITEKMVVGYEECENVVVVE from the coding sequence ATGTTAACAGAGCAGCGACATGAGATGATTTTAAAACTTCTTAGTGAAAGGGGAAGTATTACCGTGACGGAGGTGAAGGAGATCCTTAACACCTCCGAATCCACGGTACGCCGGGACATTACGGCTTTGGATAAGGAAGGGAAGCTGGTGAAGGTCTTCGGCGGGGCGGTTGCGAAGGAGAGCCGGGTGACGGCGCACGAGTATACAGTCGCTCAGAAGAGCGATCTGAACCGGGAGGAGAAGCGCAGGATTGCCCGTTATGCCGCAGCTCTTATTGAGCCGGAGGATTTTGTCTACCTGGATGCAGGGACGACCACGGCGCATATGTTGGATTATATAGAGGAAAAAAGTGCCACTTTTGTGACAAATGCAGTCTCTCATGCCCAGAGGTTGGTTACCCGGGGAATGAAGGTGCTGCTGGTAGGCGGAGAACTGAAGGGTTCGACGGAGGCAGTGGTCGGGAATCAGGCTATGCGGACACTTCGGGAGTATCATTTTACCAAAGGGTTCTTTGGGACGAATGGTGTGACAAAGAAAAGCGGGTGTACCACCCCCGATGCAAATGAGGCGATGGTGAAGAGAACTGCGATGGAACAGTGCAAGGAATGCTTTGTGCTTTGCGACAGCTCTAAGTTCGGTCAGATCAGTTCGGTGACGTTTGCAGGATT
- the ptsP gene encoding phosphoenolpyruvate--protein phosphotransferase, which translates to MNTYYGKSVFGGIAIGRISVYKKGEQQVKRVKIMDADAEMKRYQAAKMVAMEQLQGLYDKALKEVGEANAAIFEVHQMMLDDDDYNDSIENIVRSQEVNVEYAVATTGDNFAQMFAAMDDDYMRERAADVKDISERLLNVLDGKAGAAADTSEPAIIVADDLAPSETVQLDKDMVLSFVTVHGSLNSHTAILARTMAIPALIGTSLSLDEDIDGKLGIVDGGKGVFYVDPDEETLADMKKRQMEEQEKKELLQTLKGKENVTLDGQKVMLYANIGNIKDLATVLKNDAGGIGLFRSEFIYLEKDHYPTEEEQFQIYKQVAETMAGKRVIIRTLDIGADKQCDYFELEHEENPALGYRAIRICLTRPEVFRTQLRALFRASVFGKIAIMYPMITSMKEIKRIQEVVSSVKEELTEQGIAFGEPEQGIMIETPAAALMSDELAKEVDFFSIGTNDLTQYTLAIDRQNTKLDEFYDPHHPAILRMISMVVENAHKAGIWAGICGELGADMSLTREFLAMGVDELSVSPGSVLPIRKIVLETNVEEYKAGK; encoded by the coding sequence ATGAACACATATTATGGAAAGAGTGTTTTTGGCGGGATTGCCATTGGCAGGATCAGTGTTTACAAAAAAGGGGAACAGCAGGTAAAACGTGTGAAAATCATGGACGCAGACGCAGAGATGAAGCGTTATCAGGCAGCGAAGATGGTGGCGATGGAGCAGCTTCAGGGGTTATACGATAAAGCGCTTAAGGAAGTAGGCGAAGCCAATGCGGCAATTTTTGAAGTACATCAGATGATGCTGGACGACGATGATTACAATGATTCGATTGAAAATATTGTTCGCAGCCAGGAGGTCAATGTAGAGTACGCAGTTGCCACGACCGGTGATAACTTTGCACAGATGTTTGCCGCGATGGACGATGATTATATGAGGGAACGGGCAGCCGATGTGAAAGATATCTCTGAAAGACTTCTGAATGTCCTTGACGGCAAGGCAGGGGCAGCGGCTGATACCAGTGAACCGGCGATTATTGTAGCGGACGATCTGGCGCCGTCGGAGACGGTACAGCTTGACAAGGATATGGTGTTGTCTTTTGTGACTGTTCACGGTTCCTTAAATTCACACACCGCCATTCTGGCCAGGACCATGGCGATTCCGGCACTCATAGGGACTTCGCTTTCGCTGGATGAGGATATCGACGGGAAGTTGGGAATTGTCGACGGAGGAAAGGGAGTTTTCTATGTAGACCCGGACGAGGAGACGCTTGCGGATATGAAGAAGCGGCAGATGGAGGAACAGGAGAAAAAGGAATTACTCCAGACCTTGAAGGGGAAGGAAAATGTTACGCTTGACGGTCAAAAAGTGATGTTGTATGCTAACATTGGAAACATCAAAGACCTGGCGACGGTTCTTAAAAATGACGCGGGAGGAATCGGACTTTTCCGAAGTGAATTCATTTATCTGGAAAAGGATCACTATCCGACTGAGGAAGAACAGTTTCAGATTTATAAGCAGGTAGCGGAGACGATGGCGGGAAAGAGAGTCATCATTCGTACATTGGATATTGGAGCTGATAAGCAGTGCGACTATTTTGAATTGGAGCATGAGGAGAATCCGGCTCTGGGATATCGCGCGATCCGAATCTGCCTGACGCGCCCGGAGGTGTTCAGAACACAGCTTCGCGCCTTATTCAGAGCCAGTGTCTTTGGAAAAATAGCAATTATGTATCCGATGATTACCAGCATGAAGGAGATTAAGAGAATTCAGGAAGTGGTATCTTCTGTGAAGGAAGAACTTACGGAACAGGGAATCGCTTTTGGAGAGCCGGAACAGGGAATCATGATCGAGACTCCGGCGGCTGCCTTAATGAGTGACGAGCTTGCGAAGGAAGTGGATTTCTTCAGTATCGGGACGAATGATCTGACCCAGTATACACTGGCGATCGATCGTCAGAATACGAAACTGGATGAGTTCTACGATCCGCATCACCCGGCGATTCTCCGTATGATTTCCATGGTGGTGGAGAATGCGCACAAGGCAGGAATCTGGGCGGGAATCTGCGGTGAACTTGGAGCAGATATGAGCCTTACCAGGGAGTTTCTTGCCATGGGAGTCGATGAACTTTCTGTTTCACCGGGCAGTGTTCTTCCAATCCGCAAGATCGTGCTGGAAACCAACGTGGAAGAGTATAAGGCGGGAAAATAA
- a CDS encoding HPr family phosphocarrier protein has translation MKEFKYVITDPEGIHARPAGMLVKAVKEFACDIKIAKGGKAMNCKAIFGVMGLAAKKGDEVTLTFDGADEDAAYEAISKFMQENL, from the coding sequence ATGAAAGAATTTAAGTATGTGATCACAGACCCGGAAGGAATCCATGCACGTCCGGCAGGAATGTTAGTAAAGGCAGTTAAGGAATTTGCCTGCGATATTAAGATCGCAAAGGGTGGAAAGGCAATGAATTGCAAGGCGATTTTCGGCGTGATGGGACTGGCTGCAAAAAAGGGCGACGAAGTAACTCTGACTTTTGACGGCGCAGACGAGGATGCAGCTTACGAGGCAATCAGCAAATTTATGCAGGAGAATTTGTAA
- a CDS encoding fructose-specific PTS transporter subunit EIIC translates to MRITDLLDVRSISLTGAPKSKKEALDAIIELMAKSGKINDVEGYRKQVYAREEESTTGIGEGIAIPHGKCDAVTRPGLAAMVVKDGVEFESLDGEPVTLMFLIAAPNTKDNVHLDVLSKLSMMLMDEEFTASLRGASSPEEFLEIIDKADEEKKSVDERLADMGEAQADQVKILAVTSCPTGIAHTYMAAEGIEKAAKAKNCFVKVETRGSGGAKNVLTDKEIAEADCIIVAADAQVPMERFDGKKVIERQVSDGINKADELIALAISGDVPVYHSANASAKPAAQGKSSGGVGHQLYTQLMNGVSHMLPFVVGGGILIAIAFLIDGLLVDMNALSAAERANFGTITPVAALFKNIGGVAFGFMLPVLAGFIAMAIGDRPALAVGFVGGMMAASGSSGFLGALVAGFAAGYIIIGLRKVCDKLPQAIEKIAPVLIYPVVGILVIGLLMTFVVEPIMGGINTAMNNGLTSMGGSSKIILGLILGGMMAIDMGGPFNKAAYVFGTAAIAAGNYDIMAAVMIGGMTPPCAIALATLLFKNKFTKEERESGPTNFIMGLAFITEGAIPFAAADPLHVLPACIIGSGVAGALSMAFGCTLMAPHGGIFVVPVMGNALMYLLALVIGTVVSAVLLGVLKKKVE, encoded by the coding sequence CGTAAGAAGCATTTCTCTTACCGGAGCACCAAAGAGTAAGAAAGAGGCGCTTGATGCGATCATCGAGTTGATGGCAAAAAGCGGGAAGATCAATGATGTTGAAGGTTATCGTAAGCAGGTGTATGCGAGAGAAGAAGAAAGTACCACGGGCATTGGAGAAGGGATTGCGATTCCTCATGGAAAATGTGATGCGGTCACAAGGCCGGGTCTTGCAGCGATGGTGGTAAAAGATGGTGTGGAATTCGAGTCTCTGGACGGCGAGCCGGTGACGCTCATGTTTTTGATCGCAGCGCCGAATACCAAAGACAACGTGCATCTGGACGTACTCAGTAAATTGTCCATGATGTTGATGGACGAAGAATTTACGGCAAGTCTTCGCGGAGCATCTTCTCCGGAAGAGTTTTTGGAGATCATCGATAAAGCCGATGAGGAGAAGAAAAGTGTAGATGAGCGTCTGGCTGATATGGGAGAAGCGCAGGCAGATCAGGTGAAGATCCTTGCAGTGACCTCCTGCCCGACAGGAATTGCACATACCTATATGGCCGCAGAAGGAATTGAGAAGGCCGCAAAGGCGAAGAATTGTTTCGTAAAGGTAGAGACCAGAGGTTCCGGCGGCGCGAAGAATGTTCTTACCGATAAAGAGATTGCAGAGGCTGACTGCATTATCGTAGCGGCAGATGCGCAGGTACCGATGGAACGTTTTGACGGGAAAAAGGTGATCGAGCGTCAGGTGTCCGATGGAATTAACAAGGCAGATGAGCTGATCGCGTTGGCTATTTCCGGAGATGTACCGGTATACCATAGTGCAAATGCATCTGCAAAACCGGCAGCACAGGGCAAATCCAGTGGCGGTGTGGGACATCAGCTTTACACACAGCTCATGAATGGCGTCTCTCATATGCTTCCGTTCGTGGTAGGCGGTGGTATTCTGATCGCGATCGCATTCCTGATTGATGGACTTTTGGTGGATATGAATGCACTTTCCGCAGCAGAGAGAGCAAACTTTGGTACGATCACACCGGTTGCAGCCTTGTTCAAAAACATCGGCGGCGTGGCATTTGGGTTTATGCTCCCGGTACTGGCAGGATTCATCGCGATGGCAATCGGAGACAGGCCGGCGCTGGCAGTTGGATTTGTAGGCGGTATGATGGCAGCAAGTGGAAGTTCCGGATTTCTCGGAGCGTTGGTAGCAGGTTTTGCGGCTGGCTACATTATCATAGGACTCCGGAAAGTGTGCGATAAGCTGCCCCAGGCGATTGAGAAGATCGCACCGGTACTCATTTACCCGGTAGTGGGAATTCTGGTGATTGGACTTTTGATGACGTTTGTGGTAGAACCGATCATGGGCGGAATTAATACGGCAATGAACAACGGTCTTACCAGCATGGGCGGTTCCAGCAAGATCATTCTCGGTCTGATTCTTGGCGGTATGATGGCCATTGATATGGGCGGCCCGTTCAACAAGGCAGCTTACGTGTTTGGTACCGCGGCAATCGCGGCAGGCAATTACGATATTATGGCAGCAGTTATGATTGGCGGTATGACGCCTCCGTGTGCGATCGCACTGGCAACTCTGCTGTTCAAGAATAAATTTACAAAAGAAGAAAGAGAATCCGGACCGACTAACTTTATTATGGGACTCGCATTTATTACAGAAGGAGCCATCCCGTTTGCAGCGGCAGATCCGCTTCATGTACTCCCGGCCTGCATCATCGGATCAGGCGTGGCAGGCGCATTATCCATGGCATTTGGCTGTACACTGATGGCACCTCACGGCGGAATCTTCGTAGTACCGGTCATGGGAAATGCACTGATGTATCTTCTTGCGCTGGTTATCGGCACCGTGGTTTCTGCGGTACTTCTGGGAGTGTTAAAGAAAAAAGTGGAGTAG